A region of the Allorhizobium pseudoryzae genome:
ATCGTGACGCTCCCCTTCTTCTTTGCCGCATGCGCACTGCTGGTGCTGCTCTCCATCTTCCCCGCCATCTCGACCTTCTTCGTCAAGTGACTGTCAGGCCAACCACAAAAACCAGAGGATGAACCAATGACGATTTCCCGCAGAAGCTTCCTTCGCAACACCACCCTTGCCGCCGCCGGTGCCTCGACACTTTTCGTGCCGAACGTGCTGCGGGCACAGGACACGCGCACCTTCCGCCTCGGCATCACCACGCCGCCCGGCCACCCGTGGAACAACGCGGCCCTGAAGGTCGGTGAACGTCTGAAGGCGGAAACGAAGGGACGGCTTGATCTCGCCGTTTTTCCGGCCAACCAGCTTGGCACGGAAGCAGCCATGCTGCAGCAGATGCAGGCCGGCTCTCTCGATTTCGGCTGGATCATGACCGCTGAACTCGGTTCACGCATCCCCTCCATCGCGGCCATCAATGCGCCCTATCTCGTCGATTCGACGGCCAAGGTCGCAAAGCTCGTGCGCGATCCGATGGCGATGAAGATGCTGGATGTGCTGCCCAAGGAAACGGGAACGCTTGGCCTTGCCTGGGGCATCACCACCATGCGCGTGGTGTTCACCGCCAAGGAGATCGGCGGTCTTGATGACCTGAACGGCCTGAAGCTGCGTATCAACACCACGCCCGCCTATCGCGACTTCTACCAGATCCTGGGCGCCGCCCCCACGCCGATCCCGACGCCGCAGGTGTTCGATGCGATGTCGAACGGACAGGTGGACGGCCTTGAGGCCGACCTCGATTTCTCCTGGAACCAGCGTTTCGACAAGGTGTCGAAGACGATGCTGAAGATGAATGCGATCTTCATGCCCTGTGTTGCTCTGGCCTCAGGACGTGTCTGGAAGGATGTCTCCGCCTCCGACCGCGAACTGATCACGGCGCTGACCAAGGACGCGCTGGACGCACAGATCGATGCCACCGTTGCAAACGAAGCAAAGCTGTTGGAAGAGTTCAAGAAGGTCATCACCGTCAAGGAAGTCCAGGTCGCGGACGCCGGAAAGGTGATTGCGGAATACGACAAGATCTGGCTGCCAAAGGCCCCTAACCTCGCCGACTTGCGCAAGCTCGGCGCCACCCTCTGAGCCTCCGCTACGACGAGGCCGAACGTCAAGACCCGGCGCGGCGTCCCCTCCGATGAGGGGGCGCCGTCCATGATAACCACTCTCTGCTCGAGGCCGGACCAAACCGCCGGCGCCAAGGAACCAACATGAAAGCTTCGATCTTTTCCGGCGTCGTGCCGGCCCTGATGACCCCCTGCAAGGACGACCGCACGCCGGATTTCGACGCGCTCGTCAGGAAAGCCCGGCAACTGATCGAGGCCGGCATGTCCGCCGTCGTCTACTGCGGTTCCATGGGCGACTGGCCGCTTCTGACGGATGCCCAGAGAATGGAAGGGGTCGAGCGGCTGGTCGAGGCCGGCATTCCCGTCATCGTCGGTACGGGCGCCATCAACTCCGGCTCCGCCGTGGCACTGGCCGCCCATGCACAGAAGGTGGGCGCGAAGGGCCTGATGGTCATCCCCCGTGTCCTGTCGCGCGGATCGGTCATTGCTGCGCAGAAGGCGCATTTCAAGGCCATCCTGTCTGCCGCGCCCGACCTGCCCGCCGTCATCTACAACAGCCCCTATTATGGCTTTGCGACGCGTGCGGACCTCTTCTTCGCCCTGCGCGCCGAACATCCGAACCTCGTCGGCTTCAAGGAGTTCGGCGGGCCTGCCGACATGCGCTATGCGGCCGAAAACATCACCAGCCGCGATGACGACGTCTCGCTGATGATCGGCGTCGATACCGCCGTCTACCATGGTTACGTGAACTGCGGCGCAACCGGCGCGATCACCGGCATCGGCAACGTCCTGCCGAAGGAAGTGCTTCATCTGTGCAACCTCGCTGAGGCCGCCGCCAAGGGTGATGCGGATGCGCGCGTTCGCGCCAAGGAACTCGAAGAAGCCCTCGCCGTGCTTTCGTCGTTCGATGAAGGCCCGGATCTCGTCCTCTACTTCAAGCACATGATGGTGCTGAAGGGCGACGCAGAGTATGCGCTGCATTTCATCGAGACCGACGTCTTGAGCGAGAGCCAGCGCGGTTATGTCGAGGCGCAGTTCGCCCTGTTCAACAGCTGGTATGCCGCGTGGAGCCAATTGCCAGGCGCCGTGCAGGCCTGCAAGGTGTGACACCGTCTCAAGCCCTGCCCGAAACGGCAGGGCTTTTCCGCCACACACGTTTTCCCATCCCGGGGTTAAGCGCTCATAGAACGGCAGCGGCAGGTATGTTCATCCCAGAACGATTGGCGCTCTGCCTTACAGCATCCATCAGAAGCGGAACAACTGGCCTTACGCCGCGAACGGTTTCTCAGGACTCTTCTGTTGAATTGTCCTCTGAAGGACCAATATCGGAAACGGAAGGTGCTTGCGGGTCAGGCAATCAAGGCAATGTATGGTGCTGTATCGGATCGCGGTGTTTATTTCCCCCGGCATGATGACGGCCGAAACCTGCCATGCATGGGAACGCGAGGGCTGCAAGCTCATCGTTCATGATGACTATCCACCGATCGTGGACATCATCGATCATTGCGCCGCCGGGGCGCTTCTCGATATCAAGCTGCGCGCCAGTTACCTGTTCGATCTCTCGGAGATGATGACCCTCAAGAGGGTGCCGCATGTTTTCGTCGTCACGGACGAAGCGCCGGGCT
Encoded here:
- a CDS encoding TRAP transporter substrate-binding protein, which produces MTISRRSFLRNTTLAAAGASTLFVPNVLRAQDTRTFRLGITTPPGHPWNNAALKVGERLKAETKGRLDLAVFPANQLGTEAAMLQQMQAGSLDFGWIMTAELGSRIPSIAAINAPYLVDSTAKVAKLVRDPMAMKMLDVLPKETGTLGLAWGITTMRVVFTAKEIGGLDDLNGLKLRINTTPAYRDFYQILGAAPTPIPTPQVFDAMSNGQVDGLEADLDFSWNQRFDKVSKTMLKMNAIFMPCVALASGRVWKDVSASDRELITALTKDALDAQIDATVANEAKLLEEFKKVITVKEVQVADAGKVIAEYDKIWLPKAPNLADLRKLGATL
- a CDS encoding dihydrodipicolinate synthase family protein, producing MKASIFSGVVPALMTPCKDDRTPDFDALVRKARQLIEAGMSAVVYCGSMGDWPLLTDAQRMEGVERLVEAGIPVIVGTGAINSGSAVALAAHAQKVGAKGLMVIPRVLSRGSVIAAQKAHFKAILSAAPDLPAVIYNSPYYGFATRADLFFALRAEHPNLVGFKEFGGPADMRYAAENITSRDDDVSLMIGVDTAVYHGYVNCGATGAITGIGNVLPKEVLHLCNLAEAAAKGDADARVRAKELEEALAVLSSFDEGPDLVLYFKHMMVLKGDAEYALHFIETDVLSESQRGYVEAQFALFNSWYAAWSQLPGAVQACKV